The Thermococcus sp. genome contains a region encoding:
- a CDS encoding DUF4350 domain-containing protein — protein MNRVFYGVLLIVGIGLIIMPLSVPVFKSDAPYSVLNTKWNGISGFGKLLYTSGEITPLLAPYDSVGLGELEGTLVVVGPDVDFSEGEIEELKRFLEKGNTLLLADDFGTGNQILAGLGLDVRLSRKPILSLTYSKNADFPVTMDVRDPELAKGVSLLVMSRPAAILNVQNALVYTSNASMLDGTYGAFPVVARIPYGKGMIILVSDPDIFTNSLYRENEPFLKNLVEGLPKKTFYIDEAHHADFNPYSSGSVVIRRTVNRELVFYYVLFVAFIAFIFESGVAGRILAWLASLVARLFGEEGPDQEELIRRLEEKGLDGDKLKTILEEIRTGSRIGGGYGR, from the coding sequence ATGAACAGGGTGTTTTACGGCGTGCTCCTCATAGTGGGCATCGGCCTCATAATAATGCCCCTCTCGGTTCCGGTCTTCAAGAGCGACGCCCCGTACAGCGTGCTCAACACGAAATGGAACGGCATCTCTGGCTTTGGGAAGCTCCTCTACACGAGCGGAGAGATAACCCCCCTCCTCGCCCCCTACGACTCAGTGGGGCTTGGGGAGCTGGAAGGGACGCTCGTTGTTGTGGGGCCGGACGTCGACTTCTCGGAGGGGGAAATTGAGGAGCTTAAGAGGTTTCTGGAGAAGGGGAACACCCTCCTCCTTGCGGACGACTTCGGTACCGGCAACCAGATTCTTGCCGGCCTTGGGCTGGACGTCAGGTTATCAAGGAAGCCCATCCTGAGCCTCACATACTCCAAAAACGCCGATTTTCCGGTGACTATGGACGTAAGGGACCCGGAGCTTGCCAAGGGGGTCTCCCTGCTAGTTATGAGCCGGCCGGCGGCTATACTCAACGTGCAGAACGCCCTGGTTTACACCAGCAACGCCTCGATGCTCGACGGGACTTACGGTGCTTTCCCGGTCGTTGCAAGGATTCCCTACGGGAAGGGGATGATAATCCTCGTCTCCGACCCGGACATCTTCACGAACTCGCTCTACAGGGAGAACGAGCCCTTCCTGAAGAACCTTGTGGAGGGCCTCCCGAAGAAGACCTTCTACATCGATGAGGCCCACCACGCCGACTTCAACCCCTACTCCTCAGGAAGCGTCGTCATAAGGAGGACGGTCAACAGGGAGCTGGTGTTCTACTACGTGCTCTTCGTGGCGTTCATAGCTTTCATCTTTGAGAGCGGCGTTGCTGGGAGAATACTCGCGTGGCTCGCCTCCCTGGTGGCGAGACTCTTCGGGGAGGAGGGGCCTGACCAGGAAGAACTCATCCGGAGGCTTGAGGAGAAGGGCCTTGATGGGGATAAGTTAAAAACCATACTCGAGGAAATCAGAACCGGGTCGAGGATAGGTGGTGGTTATGGACGGTAA
- a CDS encoding HAD-IIA family hydrolase gives MRRKIGLIFDMDGVIYRGREPVEGAGELIRFLKEKGIPFIFLTNNSTRGPSMYREKLLSMGIDVPEEVIVTSGLATRLYMERHMEPGKVFVIGGDGLHREMERLGWGIVGIDDARKGLWKEVKYVVVGLDPALTYEKLKYATLAIRNGARFIGTNPDTTYPAEEGLYPGAGSIIAALRASTDVEPIIIGKPNEPAYEVARSRLNADEIWMVGDRLDTDMAFAKRFGMKAVMVLTGVSTLKDVEGTGTRPDLVIPSVKELLDYMETIMEASE, from the coding sequence ATGCGGAGAAAAATCGGCCTCATCTTCGACATGGACGGGGTCATCTACCGGGGGAGAGAGCCGGTTGAGGGGGCGGGGGAGCTTATACGCTTTCTGAAGGAGAAAGGCATTCCTTTCATCTTCCTCACCAACAACTCGACCAGGGGCCCCTCCATGTACAGGGAGAAGCTCCTTTCGATGGGAATCGATGTCCCGGAGGAGGTTATAGTCACCTCTGGCCTCGCCACCAGACTCTACATGGAGCGGCACATGGAGCCAGGGAAGGTCTTCGTCATCGGCGGCGATGGTCTTCACAGGGAGATGGAGCGCCTCGGCTGGGGAATCGTTGGCATCGACGATGCCCGGAAAGGCCTGTGGAAAGAGGTTAAATACGTCGTCGTCGGCCTCGACCCGGCTTTAACCTACGAGAAGCTCAAGTACGCCACGCTGGCCATAAGAAACGGAGCGCGCTTCATAGGCACCAATCCGGACACAACCTATCCCGCCGAGGAGGGCCTCTACCCCGGCGCGGGTTCAATAATAGCCGCGCTGAGAGCCTCAACCGATGTCGAGCCCATCATCATAGGAAAGCCGAACGAACCGGCCTACGAGGTGGCGAGGAGCAGGCTCAACGCTGATGAGATATGGATGGTCGGCGACAGGCTCGACACCGACATGGCCTTCGCAAAGCGCTTCGGCATGAAGGCGGTGATGGTTCTAACCGGGGTGAGCACGCTGAAGGACGTTGAGGGGACGGGGACAAGGCCGGATTTAGTCATCCCAAGCGTTAAGGAACTGCTCGACTATATGGAAACCATTATGGAGGCGTCGGAATGA
- a CDS encoding ferritin family protein: MKLQELLERLIWQENELYNLHKLGETFATFERPELVETFQLMAEEELRHRRTLEGMLSEGTLEETAVIDYLDSLSLEPMLSDGRAEPKSLEELILEALVREKHAYELYTRLSQILEGSLGHIFKMMAGEELKHAYRLKLVYEGL; the protein is encoded by the coding sequence ATGAAGCTCCAGGAACTCCTCGAAAGGCTCATATGGCAGGAGAACGAGCTCTACAACCTCCACAAGCTCGGCGAGACCTTTGCCACCTTCGAGAGGCCGGAACTCGTGGAGACCTTCCAGCTGATGGCGGAAGAGGAGCTCAGGCACAGGAGGACCCTTGAGGGGATGCTCTCGGAGGGGACGCTGGAGGAAACCGCGGTCATAGACTACCTCGACTCTCTCTCCCTCGAACCCATGCTGAGCGACGGGAGGGCGGAGCCAAAAAGCCTCGAAGAGTTAATCCTCGAAGCTCTCGTGAGGGAGAAACACGCCTACGAGCTCTACACGAGGCTCTCCCAGATACTGGAGGGTTCGCTGGGGCACATCTTTAAAATGATGGCCGGGGAAGAGCTCAAGCACGCCTATCGGCTCAAACTGGTCTACGAGGGCCTTTGA
- a CDS encoding DUF4129 domain-containing protein yields the protein MRKLALFLLIFMLVFGYGTVAARGPDYLTAGSDDYGTYIYFNSFLSEFNLLFSGIIGGENGTVETAAELYSQLNATYETLITYSATGIGQSALDVAPYFVQMGSCAVEMASGNGLFRESFSEGDYPGARRALIRMKLGLRECRSALDSISSATLTGPNGTRLAFDVGELRARLGELDLLIGRYERLLDQVQVPENFTLSVSNPAPYAYENVTFYGFTLGLKDVRILINGTAYRANVTNGMFHLEVSFERPGVYHATALGLNGTREVFSNTVNVSVGKVPTKILASESVSQGVTIEGYLLDYFGDGVPWRRILLNVGNETYYGITDENGSFRFFVGNVSEEMNATVVFPGDGIRMESSLVLTLFPAKDRPLIRLFREGTRVRAGEDVPIRGTVYGDYELPLTIYVDGRPYSSLRANGNFTFTVRLSPGRHEVYAYFSGSDELAPAASNVLVLEAVPIDYTRRFLLFVLFLIIAFAGYRLMTKRKPAGREPGEALAGALRPGEGVSIQGKPDLRRAYRVVYGLLKRIYGLPKSTTPRELLSLLNSEPFADSLAALTRLHERYVYGRKRPGARDVLKAIKHASLVIVGVFVRDEL from the coding sequence ATGAGGAAACTGGCACTCTTCCTGCTCATCTTCATGCTGGTTTTTGGCTATGGTACCGTTGCCGCCAGGGGGCCGGACTACCTGACGGCAGGTTCTGACGATTACGGGACTTACATTTACTTCAACTCCTTTTTGAGCGAGTTTAACCTTCTCTTCTCTGGGATTATTGGCGGAGAGAACGGCACGGTTGAAACTGCTGCGGAACTGTACTCCCAGCTGAACGCCACCTACGAGACCCTCATAACCTACTCGGCCACCGGAATCGGCCAGAGCGCCCTTGATGTTGCCCCCTACTTCGTCCAGATGGGTTCGTGTGCCGTTGAGATGGCCTCCGGGAACGGGCTCTTCAGAGAGTCTTTTTCGGAGGGCGACTACCCCGGTGCAAGGAGGGCGCTGATAAGGATGAAGCTGGGCCTGAGGGAGTGCCGTTCTGCCCTCGATTCGATCTCCTCCGCAACCCTCACCGGGCCAAACGGAACCCGGCTGGCGTTTGACGTGGGAGAGTTGCGCGCTAGGCTGGGGGAGCTTGATCTCCTGATTGGGAGGTATGAACGGCTTCTGGATCAGGTCCAGGTTCCCGAAAACTTTACACTCTCCGTCTCCAATCCTGCCCCCTACGCCTACGAAAACGTGACCTTCTACGGCTTCACCCTTGGCCTCAAGGACGTGCGGATCCTAATAAACGGCACGGCCTACAGGGCCAACGTCACCAACGGAATGTTCCACCTTGAGGTTTCCTTCGAGAGGCCTGGAGTTTACCATGCCACGGCACTCGGCCTCAACGGGACCCGGGAGGTCTTTTCAAACACCGTGAACGTGTCCGTTGGGAAGGTTCCCACGAAGATACTGGCCAGCGAGAGCGTTTCGCAGGGCGTTACCATCGAGGGCTACCTCCTGGACTACTTCGGCGATGGCGTCCCCTGGAGGAGGATACTGCTCAATGTTGGCAACGAGACGTACTACGGGATAACCGACGAAAACGGGAGCTTCCGGTTCTTTGTGGGAAACGTCTCAGAGGAGATGAACGCGACTGTGGTCTTTCCCGGCGATGGGATAAGGATGGAGAGCTCCCTCGTGCTGACCCTCTTCCCCGCCAAGGACAGGCCTCTGATAAGGCTGTTCCGGGAGGGAACCCGGGTCAGGGCTGGCGAGGACGTCCCGATAAGGGGAACCGTCTACGGGGACTATGAACTGCCCCTGACGATCTATGTGGACGGCAGGCCATATTCGAGCCTCAGGGCCAATGGGAACTTTACGTTCACCGTCAGGCTCTCCCCGGGGAGGCACGAGGTGTACGCCTACTTCAGCGGGAGCGATGAGCTGGCTCCGGCGGCCTCAAACGTCCTCGTTCTTGAGGCGGTTCCAATAGACTACACCCGGAGATTTTTGCTCTTCGTTCTATTCCTCATTATCGCGTTTGCGGGCTACAGGCTCATGACCAAGAGGAAACCCGCGGGGAGGGAACCCGGAGAGGCTCTGGCAGGAGCCCTCAGACCCGGGGAGGGGGTGTCCATCCAGGGGAAGCCCGACCTGAGAAGGGCCTACAGGGTCGTGTACGGTCTGCTGAAGAGGATCTACGGTCTCCCGAAGTCCACGACCCCCAGGGAGCTCCTCTCTCTCCTGAATTCCGAGCCCTTTGCGGACAGCCTCGCCGCCTTAACGCGGCTCCACGAGAGGTACGTCTACGGGAGGAAGAGGCCGGGCGCGAGGGACGTACTGAAGGCCATCAAACACGCCTCCCTGGTGATCGTAGGGGTTTTCGTGAGGGATGAGCTATGA
- a CDS encoding phosphoribosyltransferase, which translates to MDKVYLTWWQVDRAIFALADEIRKRFTPDVIVGIARGGLIPAVRLSHILGDIEVKVIDVKFYKDIEERMEKPRITIPLHGSLEGKKVVIVDDVSDTGKTLEVVIEEVKRAGAKEVKVACLSMKPWTKVVPDFYVFRTDKWIVFPWEEFPVVVRE; encoded by the coding sequence ATGGACAAGGTTTACCTCACCTGGTGGCAGGTTGACAGGGCGATATTCGCGCTTGCAGACGAGATAAGAAAGCGCTTCACACCCGACGTCATAGTGGGAATAGCGAGGGGCGGGCTCATCCCGGCGGTGAGGCTCAGCCACATCCTCGGCGACATCGAGGTCAAGGTCATCGACGTCAAGTTCTACAAGGACATCGAGGAGAGGATGGAAAAGCCACGCATAACGATCCCCCTCCACGGCTCGCTGGAGGGCAAGAAGGTCGTCATAGTCGACGACGTCAGCGACACTGGGAAGACCCTCGAGGTTGTTATCGAGGAGGTCAAGAGAGCAGGGGCGAAGGAGGTTAAGGTTGCCTGCCTCAGCATGAAGCCCTGGACTAAAGTGGTTCCGGACTTCTACGTCTTCCGCACCGACAAGTGGATAGTCTTTCCCTGGGAGGAGTTCCCGGTCGTCGTGAGAGAATGA
- a CDS encoding DUF1616 domain-containing protein — protein MNLRDYWDLIMIMALSLLLDVLIAVYPDSILRKALGLAFVLFFPGYVFITALFPERKELDSLERLALSFGLSIAIVPLIGLALNYTPWGIRLIPILVSLTVFNMVFSLAAIYRRKKAISPWIPWITLDRIKEELEWERSSKLDRALTVILIIAILTSIGTLAYVVTHPKPGEAFTEFYILGPGGKAADYPTDLFAGENGTVIIGIVNHEHRNVTYYVQIWLVNLTWDNSTNTTIIHEMYPMPGWFNVTLPSVPVNIEGNWTPQFEANYTFSIDKPGQWQVWFLLFKDKPPELPPAPPDGNYAETGARNLILEAINGTVQSLKLNVKVTS, from the coding sequence ATGAACCTACGCGACTACTGGGATTTAATAATGATTATGGCACTCTCACTCCTCCTCGACGTCCTTATTGCAGTCTACCCTGACAGCATTCTAAGAAAGGCCCTCGGCCTGGCCTTCGTCCTCTTCTTCCCCGGCTACGTCTTTATAACCGCCCTTTTCCCAGAGAGGAAGGAGCTCGACAGCCTTGAGAGGCTCGCCCTCAGCTTCGGCCTCAGCATAGCCATCGTTCCGCTCATCGGCCTCGCCCTGAACTACACCCCGTGGGGCATAAGGCTCATCCCAATACTCGTCAGCCTGACGGTCTTTAACATGGTATTCTCGCTGGCGGCAATTTACAGGAGGAAAAAAGCGATAAGTCCCTGGATACCGTGGATAACCCTCGACAGAATAAAGGAGGAACTCGAGTGGGAACGCTCAAGTAAGCTCGACAGGGCACTGACCGTCATCCTGATAATCGCCATACTGACCTCCATCGGGACGCTCGCCTACGTGGTCACCCACCCGAAACCCGGTGAGGCCTTCACCGAGTTCTACATCCTGGGCCCGGGAGGAAAGGCCGCCGACTACCCGACCGACCTGTTTGCAGGAGAGAACGGCACCGTCATCATCGGCATAGTCAACCACGAGCACAGGAACGTGACCTACTACGTCCAGATATGGCTGGTGAACCTGACGTGGGACAACAGCACGAACACGACAATAATCCACGAGATGTACCCCATGCCCGGCTGGTTCAACGTAACCCTGCCCAGCGTCCCGGTGAACATCGAAGGCAACTGGACGCCGCAGTTCGAGGCCAACTACACCTTCAGCATCGACAAACCCGGCCAGTGGCAGGTCTGGTTCCTCCTCTTCAAGGACAAACCTCCGGAGCTTCCCCCCGCACCTCCGGACGGGAACTACGCAGAAACCGGGGCCAGGAACCTCATCCTTGAGGCGATAAACGGCACGGTGCAGAGCCTCAAGCTCAACGTGAAGGTGACCTCCTGA
- a CDS encoding adenosylcobalamin-dependent ribonucleoside-diphosphate reductase, whose product MPVEKVMKRDGRIVPFDKERIKWAIQRAMLEVGVRDEKLLNKVVRRVVRRVNELYDGQVPHIENIQDIVELELMRAGLFDVAKAYILYRKKKAEIREEKKKILNKDKLDEIDKRFSINALRVLASRYLIKNEKGEIVESPRELFERVAVLSVIPDLLYDERVFDREGGHRQNPKAIEKYLSKLDEYDGKLSIGRFRLNKYHFERLLNLYRELAEKGQMKVPIDDVIKMLENGAFDDYESEVEEYFRLMTSQVFMPNTPALINSGRPLGMLSACFVVPIEDDMESIMKAAHDVAMIQKAGGGTGINFSKLRPEGDLVGTTTGAASGPVSFMHLIDAVSDVIKQGGVRRGANMGILEVWHPDIEKFIHAKEKNVGTNVLSNFNISVGIWEDFWEALKEGKRYPLINPRTGEKVKEIDPKSLFEELAYMAWAKADPGVVFFDVINKRNVLEPAKGEKIRATNPCVVGDTRILTPEGYLKAEELFSIAKERGKKEAVAVEGIAEGGEPYAYSVEVLLPGREEIKYETAHGKALAVADPVAVPAYVWKVGRKKVARVRTKEGYEITATLDHRVMTPNGWKEIGELRPGDEVLLPRFEVEEEFGSESIGEELAFVLGWFIGDGYLNVNDRRAWFYFNAEKEEGIAWKVKEILAKHFGTKAEPHRYGGQIKLGVRGEAYRWIESIVKGNGKRVPEIVYRLKPNEMAAFLRGLFSADGYVDNDMAIRLTSKDRELLRDVQDLLLLFGVLSKIYERPYESEFHYTTKDGEEKTYRAKGYYELVIANYSRKLFAEKIGFEGYKMEKLSLKKTKIDEPVVTVESVEVLGEEIVYDFTVPEHHSYISNGFMSHNCGEEPLYDYESCNLASINLAKFVKYDEKGQPYFDWDEYAYVIQKVAKYLDNAIDVNKFPLPEIDHNTKLTRRIGVGMMGLADALFKLGIAYNSKEGFDFMRKATEYLTFYAYKYSVEAAKKRGPFPLYEKSRYREGELPVEGFYHREIWNLPWDELAEEIKRYGVRNGMTTTCPPTGSVSMIADTSSGIEPIFALVYKKSVTVGEFYYVDPVFEAELKKRGLWSDEILRKISDNYGSVQGLEEIPEDMQRVFVTSMDIHWLDHILAQANIQLWLTDSASKTINMPNDATVEDVKAAYLLAYKLGCKGITVYRDGSLSVQVYSVEGEKKQRVKVKPSAYAVEKLKAVVEAEPWLAKFINVEGILNGTNGKEKTESSLTFSISRPVAAKPKHEHPHHAEKPDVPEEKIQELLGVAYCPVCYEQDGELVELKMESGCATCPRCGWSKCVIS is encoded by the coding sequence ATGCCGGTTGAAAAAGTGATGAAAAGGGACGGCAGAATTGTCCCGTTCGATAAAGAGCGTATAAAATGGGCTATACAAAGGGCAATGCTTGAAGTGGGTGTCCGCGACGAGAAGCTCCTCAACAAGGTCGTCAGAAGGGTCGTCAGAAGGGTCAACGAGCTGTATGACGGCCAGGTTCCCCACATAGAGAACATCCAGGACATAGTGGAACTCGAACTCATGCGCGCCGGATTATTCGACGTGGCCAAAGCTTACATCCTCTACCGCAAGAAGAAGGCCGAGATCCGTGAAGAGAAGAAGAAAATCCTCAACAAGGACAAACTGGATGAGATAGACAAGCGCTTCTCCATCAACGCCCTCCGCGTCCTGGCGAGCAGATACCTGATAAAAAACGAGAAGGGGGAGATAGTTGAGAGTCCGAGGGAGCTCTTCGAACGCGTCGCAGTCCTGTCGGTCATACCCGACCTGCTCTACGATGAGAGGGTCTTTGACAGGGAAGGAGGACACAGGCAGAACCCCAAGGCGATCGAGAAGTACCTCTCAAAGCTGGACGAGTACGACGGGAAGCTCTCAATTGGAAGGTTCAGGCTCAACAAGTACCACTTTGAGAGGCTCCTAAACCTCTACCGCGAGCTGGCCGAGAAGGGCCAGATGAAAGTCCCAATCGACGATGTAATAAAGATGCTCGAAAACGGCGCCTTTGACGACTATGAGAGCGAAGTCGAGGAGTACTTCAGGCTCATGACGAGCCAGGTATTCATGCCGAACACACCGGCGCTCATCAACTCCGGCAGACCGCTTGGAATGCTCTCGGCGTGCTTCGTCGTGCCGATAGAGGACGACATGGAGAGCATCATGAAGGCGGCGCACGATGTGGCGATGATACAAAAGGCCGGTGGAGGCACCGGAATCAATTTCTCAAAGCTCCGCCCTGAGGGCGATTTGGTTGGGACCACCACCGGCGCCGCAAGCGGGCCAGTCAGCTTCATGCACCTCATCGATGCCGTCAGCGACGTCATCAAGCAGGGTGGCGTAAGGCGCGGGGCGAACATGGGCATTCTTGAAGTCTGGCACCCGGACATAGAGAAGTTCATCCACGCCAAGGAGAAGAACGTCGGAACCAACGTGCTCAGCAACTTCAACATCAGCGTGGGCATATGGGAGGACTTCTGGGAGGCCCTGAAGGAGGGCAAGCGCTATCCGCTTATCAACCCGAGAACCGGTGAGAAGGTCAAGGAGATAGACCCCAAGAGCCTCTTTGAGGAGCTCGCCTACATGGCCTGGGCTAAGGCCGACCCCGGCGTGGTGTTCTTCGACGTCATCAACAAGAGGAACGTTCTGGAGCCCGCAAAGGGCGAGAAGATAAGGGCCACCAACCCATGTGTCGTTGGAGATACCAGAATCCTGACGCCGGAGGGCTATTTGAAGGCAGAGGAGCTCTTCAGCATCGCAAAGGAGAGAGGTAAGAAGGAGGCCGTGGCGGTAGAAGGAATAGCGGAGGGTGGAGAACCGTACGCCTACTCGGTCGAGGTTCTTCTGCCAGGGCGTGAAGAGATCAAGTACGAAACCGCCCACGGAAAAGCCCTCGCGGTTGCCGATCCGGTTGCAGTTCCCGCCTACGTCTGGAAGGTCGGAAGGAAGAAGGTTGCCAGAGTGAGGACGAAGGAAGGCTACGAGATAACCGCGACGCTCGACCACAGGGTTATGACACCCAACGGGTGGAAAGAGATTGGGGAACTCAGGCCCGGCGACGAGGTACTTCTCCCACGCTTTGAAGTGGAGGAGGAATTCGGAAGTGAGAGCATAGGAGAGGAGTTAGCCTTTGTCCTCGGCTGGTTCATCGGGGACGGCTACCTCAACGTGAACGACAGGAGGGCATGGTTCTACTTCAACGCCGAGAAGGAGGAAGGGATTGCCTGGAAAGTTAAGGAGATACTGGCGAAGCACTTTGGAACTAAAGCCGAACCACACCGCTACGGCGGGCAGATAAAGCTCGGCGTCCGCGGGGAGGCTTACAGGTGGATTGAAAGCATTGTAAAGGGCAATGGGAAGAGGGTTCCGGAAATAGTCTACAGGCTCAAACCGAATGAAATGGCCGCATTCCTTAGAGGCCTCTTCAGTGCCGACGGGTACGTGGACAACGACATGGCCATAAGGCTCACCTCAAAGGACAGGGAACTGCTCAGGGATGTCCAGGATCTGCTCCTGCTCTTCGGGGTCCTCTCAAAGATATACGAGAGGCCCTACGAGAGCGAGTTCCACTACACCACCAAGGACGGGGAAGAAAAAACATACAGGGCCAAGGGCTACTACGAGCTCGTCATAGCAAACTACAGCAGGAAGCTCTTTGCGGAGAAGATAGGCTTTGAGGGCTACAAGATGGAGAAGCTCAGCCTTAAGAAGACAAAGATCGACGAGCCAGTCGTGACGGTTGAGAGCGTCGAAGTACTCGGAGAGGAAATCGTCTACGACTTCACGGTGCCAGAGCACCACTCCTACATAAGCAACGGCTTTATGAGCCACAACTGTGGAGAAGAGCCGCTCTATGACTATGAATCGTGTAACCTCGCCTCGATTAACCTTGCAAAATTCGTGAAGTACGACGAGAAAGGCCAGCCGTACTTCGACTGGGACGAGTACGCCTACGTCATTCAGAAGGTCGCCAAGTACCTCGACAACGCCATCGACGTCAATAAATTCCCGCTGCCGGAGATAGACCACAACACCAAGCTGACGAGAAGGATAGGCGTCGGAATGATGGGTTTAGCGGATGCGCTCTTCAAGCTCGGCATAGCGTACAACAGCAAAGAGGGCTTCGACTTCATGAGGAAGGCCACCGAGTACCTCACCTTCTACGCGTACAAATACTCCGTCGAGGCGGCGAAAAAGCGCGGGCCGTTCCCGCTCTACGAGAAGAGCAGGTACAGAGAGGGTGAACTGCCGGTCGAGGGCTTCTATCACCGCGAGATATGGAACCTCCCCTGGGACGAGCTGGCCGAGGAAATCAAGCGCTACGGTGTGAGGAACGGAATGACCACCACCTGTCCGCCGACGGGTTCGGTTTCGATGATAGCAGACACTTCGAGCGGAATCGAGCCGATATTCGCCCTGGTCTACAAGAAGAGCGTCACGGTTGGAGAGTTCTACTACGTCGACCCCGTCTTTGAAGCCGAGCTTAAGAAGCGCGGCCTCTGGAGCGACGAGATACTCAGGAAGATAAGCGACAACTACGGCTCGGTTCAGGGCCTTGAGGAGATACCGGAGGACATGCAGCGCGTTTTCGTCACGTCGATGGACATCCACTGGCTCGACCACATCCTGGCGCAGGCCAACATCCAGCTCTGGCTCACCGACAGCGCGAGCAAGACCATCAACATGCCCAACGACGCCACCGTCGAGGACGTTAAAGCCGCATATCTCCTCGCTTACAAGCTCGGCTGTAAGGGAATAACGGTCTACCGCGACGGCTCGCTCTCGGTGCAGGTCTACAGCGTTGAGGGCGAGAAGAAGCAGCGCGTGAAGGTCAAACCGAGCGCCTACGCGGTGGAGAAGCTGAAGGCGGTGGTGGAGGCCGAACCGTGGCTGGCGAAGTTCATCAACGTCGAGGGCATACTCAACGGCACCAACGGCAAGGAGAAAACCGAGAGCTCCCTCACATTCTCGATAAGCAGGCCCGTTGCGGCAAAGCCAAAGCACGAACACCCGCATCACGCCGAGAAGCCTGATGTGCCTGAAGAAAAGATACAGGAGCTCCTCGGCGTTGCATACTGCCCGGTCTGCTACGAGCAGGACGGTGAACTCGTCGAGCTCAAGATGGAGAGCGGCTGTGCAACGTGCCCGCGCTGTGGATGGAGCAAGTGCGTTATAAGTTAG
- a CDS encoding TasA family protein, with product MPYVILPTYYVRWCFMKYAGVVAIGLLASLLVLAGFSSSLFTDTALSKNNEISSGEFDIAISKDGNRFYNDLKLFDFSDLKPGDEGTFTFYVKNRGDIDVSRLSMVLNVKDLEDGSMSPAEKAVDNTTDTGELSGYLIVKELNVYLGDDSWTVGSVEGKSLRELSGRGIVLAEKPLKGGDVLRVTMTLKFSEKAGNECQTDRVVVDMKLSAEQ from the coding sequence ATGCCTTACGTAATTCTTCCGACCTACTACGTTAGGTGGTGCTTCATGAAATATGCAGGAGTTGTAGCAATCGGCCTCCTCGCCAGCCTGCTGGTGCTCGCCGGGTTCTCCAGCTCCCTCTTCACCGACACGGCCCTCTCGAAGAACAACGAGATATCCTCCGGGGAGTTCGACATAGCCATAAGCAAAGACGGAAACAGGTTCTACAACGACCTCAAGCTCTTTGACTTCTCCGACCTGAAGCCCGGCGACGAGGGAACCTTTACGTTCTACGTCAAAAACCGCGGCGACATCGACGTCTCCAGGCTGAGCATGGTGCTCAACGTCAAAGACCTCGAAGACGGCTCTATGAGCCCCGCGGAAAAGGCCGTCGACAACACGACAGACACGGGGGAGCTCAGCGGCTACCTCATCGTGAAGGAGCTGAATGTCTACCTCGGGGACGATTCGTGGACGGTCGGCTCGGTGGAGGGGAAGAGCCTGCGGGAGCTCAGCGGGAGGGGGATAGTGCTCGCGGAGAAACCTCTCAAGGGGGGCGATGTCCTGAGAGTCACGATGACCCTTAAGTTCTCAGAAAAAGCGGGAAACGAGTGCCAGACCGACAGGGTGGTTGTCGACATGAAGCTCAGTGCCGAGCAGTGA